In Doryrhamphus excisus isolate RoL2022-K1 chromosome 21, RoL_Dexc_1.0, whole genome shotgun sequence, a single genomic region encodes these proteins:
- the LOC131108997 gene encoding dnaJ homolog subfamily C member 13-like isoform X4, whose translation MNVLKENQDLACFYTTKHSWRGKYKRVFSVGTHGITTYNPTTLEVTNQWPYGDICGIGPVGKGQGTEFNLTFRKGTGKKSETLKFSTEHRTELLTEALRFRTEFSEGKITGRRYNCYKHHWSDTRKPVSLEVTPGGIDQIDPHTNRVLCSYDYRNVEGFVETSGYQGGFCILYGGFSRLHLFASEHRDDIIRSAIEHAGNFIGITLRLRKEALTFEGFLTDRLGKYSSDESITSVAEFVVQKITSRHAEPVKRILALTETCLVERDPASYNIVTIKPFGEVFALICDANNPQVFTVEFIRGQIRKFSSTERDSLLASLLDGVRASGNRDVCVKMAPTRRGQRWGLLSMPVDEEVESLHLKFLAAPPNGNFADAVFRFNANISYSGVLHAVTQDGLFSENKEKLINNAVLALLTQEAELPSLNAELESHFQAIRRLVASKAGFQAFTQLPKFREKLGVKTVKALKRNNNGVTHAAIDMLCALMCPMHDDYDLRQEQLNKASLLSSKKFLENLLEKFITNVDHGTGALVISSLLDFLTFALCAPYSETTEGQQFDMLLEMVASNGRTLFKLFQHPSMAIVKGAGLVMKAIIEEGDKEIATKMQELALSEGALPRHLHTSLFTISTDQRMLTNRQLSRHLVGLWTAENPVAMNLLKRILPTGLLAYMDSPDAVPERDVDRMHIRDNLKLATDQLNRNKVPEWQRIAGKAAKEVEKFAKEKADLVLMHWRDKMGIAQKENPNQKPVILRKRRQRIKIEANWELFYYRFQLDHARSNLIWNLKTREELRDALEGEMRAFNVDRELGNATVISWNHQEFEVRYECLSDEIKIGDYYLRLLLEEDENEESSAIKRSYEFFNELYHRFLLTPKVTMKCLCLQALTIVYGKCFEEIGPFTDTKYIVGMLDRCTDKLERDRLIHFLNKLILNKKNVKDVMDSNGVRILVDLLTLAHLHTNRATVPLQSNVLEAAPDMKRESEKEWYFGNADKERRGPFSFEEMQEFWNSGVLTAKTRCWAQGMDGWRPLQAIPQLKWCLLATGQAVMNESDLATLILNMLITMCSYYPSRDQDNAIIRPLPKIKRMISDNACLPHIVQLLLTFDPTLVEKVANVLYLVMQDNPNLQRLYLSGVFFFIMMYTGSNVLPVARFLKYTHLKQAFKSEESKGLDIVQRSVLGPVLPEAMVCYLENYEAERFSEIFLGEFDTPEAIWSSEMRRMMIEKIAGHIADFSPRLQSNTRALYQYCPIPVISFPQLDNELFCNIYYLRHLCDTTHFPNWPIRDAVKLLKDTLEAWKREVEKKPPSMSVDDAYEVLNLPKGQGQHEESKIRKAYFRLAQKYHPDKNPDGRDMFEKVNKAYEFLCTKSARILDGPDPENIILILKTQSILFNRHKQELEPYKYAGYPMLIKTITMETQDDQLFSKTSPLLPAATELAFHTVNCSALNAEELRRENGIEVLLEALSRCVSVLTASSKADDMAVQVCGHICKCYSVAAQFEECREKIIELPFIIRDLCHILYYGKCLPKTASLAVQCVSSFAVDFFLQTHLYHAGVLWHLLVNLFNYDYTLEESGVQTSQETNQQQVANNLAKLSLVALSRLGGYLQTPHSPGAGNPVPETNGVDGTPPDNPTIRKSLAAMLTPYISRKLGVGSSAEVLKLLNSNSENPYLIWNNGTRAELMEFLESQQEGNIKRGENDKSFGADFVFGDHSKELIVGEIFVRVYNEQPTFPLEFPKAFAASLLDYVGSQAQYLHTLLAMSQSNKVESQQHAERLRFAEMALEALRNVIKNNPGSETECIGHFKLLFSLLRVHGAGRVQQLVLEVVNTVTSNQECVSNIAESLVLSNLLLLLHSLPSSRQMVLETIHALTSNTKIVKEAMAKGALIYLLDLFCNCTHPQVRTQTAELFSKMTSDKLVGPKVRLTLIRFLPGVFMDAMRDNAEAAVHIFEGTHENPELIWNDGSRETVSTTVREMMLEHFKQQKDNPDVNWRLPEDFTVAYGAGQGELEVGGVFLRIFIAQPGWVLRKPREFLVSLLETLTELLEKNNPNGEALETVTTAAVCLFSTQTQLADQVPPLGHLPRVLAALNHKNNAIPKSSIRLIHVLSDNELCVRSMAALEAIGPLMTGMKVRADMAGLACEALNRMFQKEQTELVAQALRVELVPYLLKLLEGIGLETLDNPSATKAQIVKALKSMTRSLQYGEQVNEILAKSAVWSAFKDQKHDLFISESQTAGYLTGPGVAGYLTAAGSGTTVMPSVPPPVDSDHGDHAEQG comes from the exons ATGAACGTCCTGAAAGAAAACCAAGACCTGGCCTGCTTCTACACCACCAAGCACTCCTGGAGGGGAAA gtacaaGCGTGTCTTCTCTGTGGGAACCCACGGCATCACCACGTACAACCCCACCACGCTAGAAGTAACTAATCAG TGGCCTTATGGAGACATCTGTGGAATCGGCCCGGTTGGAAAAGGTCAGGGCACGGAGTTCAACCTCACATTCCGAAAGGGCACCGGCAAGAAGTCGGAGACGCTCAAGTTCTCCACGGAGCATCGGACGGAGCTGCTCACAGAAGCGCTG AGATTCCGAACAGAGTTTTCAGAGGGAAAAATAACTGGCAGG CGTTACAACTGCTACAAGCACCACTGGAGTGACACTCGGAAGCCCGTGAGTTTGGAGGTTACGCCGGGCGGCATCGACCAAATCGACCCTCACACCAACCGGGTTCTCTGTTCCTACGACTACCGCAACGTCGAAGGCTTTGTGGAGACCTCCGGCTACCAGGGTGGCTTCTGCATCCTTTACGGCGGATTCAGCAGGCTG CATCTGTTCGCCTCCGAGCATCGAGATGACATCATCCGCAGCGCCATAGAGCACGCCGGGAACTTTATTGGAATCACGTTGCGGCTCAGGAAGGAAGCACTGACATTCGAGGGATTCTTGACGGACAGACTCGGGAAGTACAGTTCAGACGAGAGCATCACGTCGGTGGCCGAGTTTGTGGTGCAGAAGATCACGTCACGGCATGCG GAGCCTGTCAAGCGTATCCTGGCCTTGACCGAGACTTGTTTAGTGGAGAGAGATCCAGCGTCCTACAACATCGTCACCATTAAACCATTTGGGGAG GTGTTTGCTCTCATATGCGACGCCAACAACCCTCAGGTGTTTACAGTCGAATTCATCAGAGGCCAGATCAGAAAGTTCTCCTCCACTGAACG GGACTCCTTGCTGGCCAGCTTGCTCGATGGCGTCCGCGCGTCGGGTAACAGGGACGTGTGCGTCAAGATGGCTCCCACGCGGCGCGGCCAGCGATGGGGCCTCCTGAGCATGCCTGTGGACGAGGAGGTGGAGAGCCTGCATCTGAAATTCCtggcagctcctccca ATGGAAACTTTGCCGATGCAGTATTCCGATTTAACGCCAACATATCCTACAGCGGTGTGCTACACGCAGTAACACAAGAT GGTCTCTTCTCCGAGAACAAAGAGAAGCTCATCAACAACGCCGTCCTGGCTCTCTTGACGCAGGAGGCAGAGTTGCCATCTCTCAACGCCGAACTGGAGAGCCACTTCCAGGCCATCCGCCGCTTGGTGGCCTCCAAAGCCGGCTTCCAGGCCTTCACCCAGCTGCCTAA GTTCAGGGAAAAGTTAGGAGTAAAGACGGTCAAAGCTTTAAAGAGGAACAACAACGGCGTGACGCACGCCGCCATCGACATGCTCTGTGCTCTGATGTGT CCCATGCATGACGACTACGACTTGAGACAGGAGCAACTCAACAAAGCATCGCTGCTGTCTTCCAAGAAGTTCCTGGAAAACCTTCTTGAGAAATTCATTACCAATGTc GACCATGGAACAGGCGCTTTGGTCATCAGCTCCCTGTTGGATTTCTTAACGTTTGCGCTGTGCGCCCCCTACAGTGAAACCACCGAGGGGCAGCAGTTTGACATGCTGCTTGAGATGGTGGCCTCCAACGGCCGCACGCTCTTTAAACTCTTCCAG CATCCCTCTATGGCGATTGTGAAGGGCGCTGGACTGGTCATGAAGGCCATTATTGAG GAAGGGGACAAGGAAATCGCCACCAAAATGCAAGAGCTGGCTTTAAGCGAAGGGGCTCTGCCTCGGCATCTTCACACTTCCTTGTTTACCATCAGTACGGACCAGAGGATGCTCACCaacag ACAGCTGAGTCGTCACCTGGTCGGTTTGTGGACCGCCGAGAACCCCGTCGCCATGAACCTACTCAAGAGAATATTG CCAACGGGTCTGCTAGCTTACATGGACAGTCCCGATGCCGTGCCGGAGAGAGACGTGGATCGAATGCACATCAGAGACAACTTAAAACTTGCCACG GACCAGCTCAACCGAAACAAGGTCCCCGAGTGGCAGCGGATAGCCGGCAAAGCAGCCAAAGAGGTGGAGAAGTTTGCCAAGGAGAAGGCCGATCTGGTTCTGATGCACTGGAGGGATAAGATGGGCATCGCACAGAAGGAG AATCCCAATCAAAAGCCGGTCATCCTGAGAAAAAGACGACAGCGCATCAAGATTGAAGCCAACTGGGAGCTTTTCTACTACAG ATTCCAACTGGACCACGCACGCTCCAACCTAATATGGAACCTGAAAACAAGGGAGGAGCTGCGGGACGCCCTGGAAGGGGAGATGCGCGCCTTCAACGTGGACCGCGAGCTCGGCAATGCCACCGTCATCTCCTGGAACCACCAGGAGTTTGAG GTGAGATACGAGTGCCTTTCCGATGAAATCAAGATCGGCGACTATTACTTGCGCCTCCTGCTGGAAGAGGATGAAAACGAGGAGTCGAGTGCCATCAAGAGATC GTACGAGTTCTTCAACGAGCTATACCACCGCTTTCTGCTAACGCCCAAAGTCACGATGAAGTGCCTGTGCTTGCAGGCGCTAACGATAGTCTACGGCAAGTGCTTTGAAGAAATCGGCCCCTTCACTGACACAAAATAcatcgtgggcatgctggacaGA TGCACCGACAAACTGGAACGAGACAGGCTCATCCACTTTTTGAACAAATTGATTCTCAACAAG AAAAATGTGAAGGATGTAATGGACTCTAACGGAGTGCGAATCCTGGTGGATTTGCTCACTTTGGCTCATCTGCACACCAACAGAGCTACTGTGCCACTTCAG AGCAACGTCTTGGAAGCAGCGCCAGACATGAAGAGAGAAAGTGAGAAAGAGTGGTACTTTGGAAATGCCGACAAGGAAAGAAGAGGACCTTTTAGCTTCGAAGAG ATGCAGGAGTTTTGGAACAGCGGCGTCCTGACCGCAAAGACGCGGTGCTGGGCTCAAGGGATGGATGGTTGGCGCCCCCTGCAGGCCATCCCGCAGCTGAAGTGGTGCCTCCTGGCTACAGGGCAGGCGGTGATGAACGAGTCTGACCTGGCGACCCTCATCCTCAATATGCTCATCACCATGTGCTCCTACTACCCCAGCAG GGACCAAGATAACGCCATCATTCGTCCATTACCAAAGATCAAGAGGATGATAAGCGACAACGCTTGCCTCCCTCATATTGTTCAG TTGCTCTTGACGTTCGATCCCACGCTGGTGGAAAAAGTGGCCAACGTCCTGTACCTGGTGATGCAGGACAACCCCAACCTGCAGCGGCTGTACCTGAGCGGagtcttcttcttcatcatgATGTACACCGGCTCCAACGTGCTTCCTGTTGCAAG GTTCCTGAAGTACACTCACCTGAAACAAGCCTTTAAATCAGAAGAG TCTAAAGGCTTGGACATCGTGCAGCGCAGTGTTCTGGGACCCGTTCTTCCAGAAGCCATGGTGTGCTATCTGGAGAACTACGAGGCCGAGCGCTTCTCTGAGATATTCCTGGGTGAATTTGACACCCCGGAGGCCATTTGGAGCAGCGAGATGAG GCGCATGATGATTGAGAAGATCGCCGGCCACATCGCAGACTTCAGCCCGAGGCTGCAGAGCAACACGCGCGCCCTCTATCAGTACTGTCCCATCCCCGTGATCAGCTTCCCGCAACTGGACAACGAGCTCTTCTGCAACATCTACTACCTCAGACACTTATGTGACACCACCCACTTCCCCAACTGGCCAATTCGAGATGCT GTGAAGCTGCTTAAAGACACGCTTGAAGCTTGGAAGAGGGAGGTGGAGAAGAAGCCACCCTCCATGTCTGTAGATGATGCTTACGAAGTCCTCAACCTCCCCAAAGGACAAGGACA GCACGAAGAGAGCAAGATCAGGAAGGCTTACTTCAGGCTGGCGCAGAAGTACCATCCTGACAAGAACCCTGATGGAAGA GACATGTTTGAGAAAGTCAACAAGGCCTACGAGTTCCTTTGCACAAAGTCCGCAAGAATCCTAGACGGCCCTGACCCAGAAaacatcatcctcatcctcaagACCCAGAGCATCCTCTTTAATCGGCATAAACAAG AACTGGAGCCCTACAAATATGCCGGCTACCCCATGCTCATCAAAACAATCACCATGGAGACCCAGGACGACCAACTCTTCTCCAAGACCTCCCCTCTTCTCCCGGCCGCCACCGAGTTGGCCTTCCACACCGTCAACTGCTCCGCTCTGAACGCTGAGGAGCTTCGGCGTGAGAACGGCATCGAG GTGTTGCTGGAGGCTCTTTCGCGTTGCGTGTCCGTGTTGACTGCATCCAGCAAGGCTGACGACATGGCGGTTCAG GTGTGTGGGCACATCTGTAAGTGCTACAGCGTTGCCGCACAGTTTGAGGAATGCAGGGAAAAGATCATTGAGCTGCCCTTCATCATCCGAGACCTCTGTCACATCCTGTATTACGGAAAG TGTCTTCCCAAAACCGCCTCCCTGGCGGTTCAGTGCGTCAGCTCCTTCGCCGTGGACTTCTTCCTCCAGACCCATCTCTACCATGCCGGCGTGCTCTGGCACTTGCTTGTCAACCTCTTCAACTACGACTACACCCTGGAGGAGAGCGGCGTTCAAACCAGTCAGGAGACCAACCAGCAGCAGGTGGCCAACAACCTGGCCAAGCTCAGCCTGGTGGCACTTAGCCGTCTGGGAGGCTACCTCCAGACGCCGCACAGCCCCGGCGCCGGAAATCCTGTCCCGGAGACCAACGGTGTGGACGGTACGCCGCCGGACAATCCCACTATTCGAAAGAGCCTTGCCGCCATGTTGACGCCTTACATCTCCAGGAAGCTGGGAGTCGGATCTTCAGCTGAG GTCTTGAAACTGCTGAACAGTAACTCGGAGAACCCGTACCTCATCTGGAATAACGGAACCCGAGCCGAGCTGATGGAATTCCTGGAGAGTCAACAGGAAGGAAACATCAAAAGA GGCGAAAACGATAAGAGCTTTGGCGCTGATTTTGTATTCGGCGATCACAGCAAAGAGCTAATCGTCGGGGAGATCTTTGTACGGGTTTACAACGAACAACCGACATTCCCGCTTGAA TTTCCCAAAGCGTTTGCAGCCAGTCTGCTGGACTACGTGGGCTCTCAGGCCCAGTACCTCCACACTCTGCTGGCTATGAGTCAGAGCAACAAGGTCGAGTCCCAGCAGCATGCCGAGCGGCTCCGCTTTGCAGAGATGGCTCTGGAGGCTTTACGTAACGTCATCAAGAACAACCCTG GCTCCGAGACAGAATGCATCGGCCATTTTAAGTTACTCTTCTCCCTGTTGCGTGTTCACGGAGCTGGTCGGGTGCAGCAGCTGGTCTTggag GTCGTGAACACGGTGACATCAAATCAAGAATGTGTGAGCAACATCGCCGAATCTTTGGTGTTGTCCAACCTCCTCTTATTGCTGCACTCCCTCCCGTCGA GCAGGCAGATGGTGTTGGAGACCATCCATGCATTGACCTCCAACACCAAAATAGTCAAAGAAGCCATGGCCAAAG GCGCTCTTATATACCTTCTAGATCTCTTCTGTAACTGCACTCACCCTCAGGTCCGCACACAGACGGCTGAGCTCTTCTCCAAAATGACCTCGGACAAGCTGGTGGGACCCAAG gtTCGTCTGACTCTGATTCGCTTCCTTCCGGGTGTGTTCATGGACGCCATGCGGGATAACGCTGAAGCGGCGGTGCATATATTTGAGGGAACGCACGAGAACCCTGAGCTCATTTGGAACGATGGCTCCAGAGAGACCGTTTCCACCACTGTGCGGGAGATGATGCTTGA GCACTTTAAACAACAGAAAGACAATCCCGACGTCAACTGGAGA CTTCCTGAGGACTTCACTGTGGCCTACGGAGCTGGACAGGGCGAGCTAGAAGTGGGCGGAGTCTTTTTGCGCATCTTTATTGCCCAGCCGGGCTGGGTGCTACGCAAGCCTCGGGAGTTCCTCGTATCGCTTCTGGAGACCCTGACGGAGCTATTAGAGAAGAACAATCCCAAT gggGAGGCGCTGGAGACCGTTACCACGGCAGCAGTGTGTCTGTTCAGCACCCAGACTCAACTCGCTGATCAGGTCCCGCCTCTGGGTCACCTGCCCCGCGTCCTAGCGGCACTCAACCACAAGAACAACGCCATTCCCAAGAGCTCCATCCGTCTCATCCACGTGCTTTCGGATAACGAG CTCTGCGTGCGCTCCATGGCTGCCCTGGAAGCCATCGGTCCTCTCATGACCGGAATGAAGGTCCGCGCAGACATGGCCGGCCTGGCCTGTGAGGCTCTGAACCGCATGTTCCAGAAGGAGCAGACCGAACTCGTAGCTCAG GCTCTGAGAGTGGAACTGGTTCCGTACCTCCTTAAGCTCCTGGAAGGAATCGGTCTGGAGACCTTGGACAACCCCTCAGCGACCAAGGCCCAGATTGTAAAGGCTCTCAAGTCTATGACTCGCAGTCTGCAGTACGGAGAACAG GTCAATGAAATACTAGCAAAATCCGCGGTATGGAGTGCCTTCAAGGACCAGAAACATGATCTCTTTATTTCCGAGTCTCAGACCGCAGGCTACTTGacag GGCCAGGAGTAGCGGGTTACCTTACAGCAGCAGGAAGCGGCACCACGGTAATGCCCAGCGTCCCACCACCAGTGGACAGCGACCACGGAGACCACGCAGAACAAGGCTGA